Genomic segment of Vallitalea okinawensis:
GCACAGCTTATGATTACATTATTTGATATTGACTATTTAATAAATTCTGGTGTAGCAGGTGGAATGTACGAAGAATTAAAACAAGGTGATATTGTAATATCTACAGATGCAGTACAGCATGATTTTGATGTAACAGCACTAGGAGAGCCTTTAGGAGAAATATCAAGATTAGGTATTACATACTTTGAGGCAGATGAGGATTTAATTAACCTATCCGAAAAAGCAGCTGAAAGCATCAACTTAGAAGATGTGAAAGTGTTTAAAGGTCGTATTGCAAGTGGTGACCAATTCGTAGCAGGTGGAGCTTTAGAAGAAAGAATTCAAACAAACTTTGCTCCTTACGCAGTTGAGATGGAAGGTGCAGCCATTGCACATGTTGCTTACTTAAATGAAATACCATATGTTATCATTCGTGCTATTTCAGATAATGCTGATGGTGAAGCTGAATTATCTTACCCTGAGTTCTTACCGATAGCAGCAAAAAATGCAAGCACATTATTAGAGGAAATTATTCGACTTGCAGAAGAAGAACTTCCAGTACTTTCTCCATCTGTAGAGTTAAAATAGAAAATAAACTAAACTTATAAGAGAGTTTCTGTTAAATATAAGCCATGTTAATTCAGTTTTCATACTTGATTAACATGGCTTTTTGTATGTTTAGGTGCAAATGGTTTAGTGGTCCTATATGTCATTGTAATCTTTTACGGCAATATAAAATTCTATAAAATCAAAATCATTGAAGAAAAGCTGTTTTAAATCATGTACTTCAACAATTTCGCCTATTAATCTTAGATTGTTTTCCTCAGCGAACCTATTAATTAAACTTATAAAAAAGCTATTCTCAACTAGCTTTTCTCTAGGATAGAAACAATGTATAAAAGTATCATGGGAATAAACAAAATCTTCATTCTCAGAAACTTCGATATGAACATCATAACCCTCTAAGGTTTCTGTGTCAAAGTTTGTTATAAACAACTGTTTGCCTTGCATGTCTTTTGAAATTGAAAAGTTTGAAGGGGCGGGTGTATCCACCTTTTTGAGCTTAAATACTCTTTGAATAAGTTGTAAATTCACTTCTCTTGAAGTTGGCATTTCATAAGTTTCTTTTAATACATCTCTTTGATAGTTAAGTTTTTCAA
This window contains:
- a CDS encoding 5'-methylthioadenosine/adenosylhomocysteine nucleosidase: MIKKLNALIAVMVVYMMIFTGCTVTSASTTESKEVTVSSEQVTETVITEPVIKMMNTIGIIGAMEEEVTILKDKMDIEKKVQVAGMTFYQGTLHNQNIILARSGVGKVNAATCAQLMITLFDIDYLINSGVAGGMYEELKQGDIVISTDAVQHDFDVTALGEPLGEISRLGITYFEADEDLINLSEKAAESINLEDVKVFKGRIASGDQFVAGGALEERIQTNFAPYAVEMEGAAIAHVAYLNEIPYVIIRAISDNADGEAELSYPEFLPIAAKNASTLLEEIIRLAEEELPVLSPSVELK
- a CDS encoding MerR family transcriptional regulator, translated to MNNRYRMGQVSNFIGISKDTIRHWQKKGLLETKKDDNNYNAFTDEDYFKIYKINFYRNLGFSISEIKELLKRDAIDDKKEIIDKHIKQINNEIEKLNYQRDVLKETYEMPTSREVNLQLIQRVFKLKKVDTPAPSNFSISKDMQGKQLFITNFDTETLEGYDVHIEVSENEDFVYSHDTFIHCFYPREKLVENSFFISLINRFAEENNLRLIGEIVEVHDLKQLFFNDFDFIEFYIAVKDYNDI